The following coding sequences lie in one Streptomyces venezuelae genomic window:
- the rho gene encoding transcription termination factor Rho, giving the protein MTATTIEQPPLTVTAAVSATDHSCAGVLDIVREGRGFLRGAGCLPGDGDVQVPAALVRRLGLRSGDFVEGVCGKPRVLAGVERVNGRVTEALRGRPRFRELTPLHPRERLRLETEGGPVAGRLVDLVAPVGKGQRGLIVAPPKTGKTVLLQQIAAAVARNHPECHLMVVLLDERPEEVTDMRRSVRGEVLASTFDRPAKEHIALAELAVERAKRMVEDGRDVVMLFDSLTRLCRAYNNAATGSGRTLSGGVDAAAVHGPKRLFGAARLAEEGGSLTMLATVLVDTGSRADDYYFEELKSTGNMELRLDRTLSDRRVFPAIDITPSGTRREELLVGDAELTAVRGLRRALHGQNSFEALLDRIRKTPSNAAFLRQVRQTVPGSLPRDDTATAA; this is encoded by the coding sequence ATGACTGCCACAACCATCGAACAGCCTCCCCTCACCGTCACTGCGGCTGTATCCGCAACTGACCACTCCTGCGCGGGAGTTCTCGACATCGTCCGAGAAGGGCGCGGGTTCCTCCGGGGCGCCGGCTGCCTGCCGGGCGACGGCGACGTGCAGGTGCCCGCCGCGCTCGTCCGCCGACTCGGCTTGCGCTCCGGCGACTTCGTCGAGGGCGTCTGCGGGAAGCCCCGCGTGCTCGCTGGCGTCGAGCGCGTCAACGGACGCGTCACCGAGGCCCTGCGCGGCAGGCCGCGGTTCCGGGAGCTCACGCCGCTGCACCCGCGCGAACGGCTCCGCCTGGAGACCGAGGGCGGGCCCGTCGCCGGACGGCTCGTCGACCTCGTCGCGCCCGTCGGCAAGGGGCAGCGCGGACTGATCGTCGCCCCGCCGAAGACCGGCAAGACCGTGCTGCTGCAGCAGATCGCCGCGGCGGTCGCCCGCAACCATCCCGAGTGCCACCTCATGGTCGTCCTGCTCGACGAGCGGCCCGAGGAGGTCACCGACATGCGGCGCTCGGTCCGCGGCGAGGTGCTCGCCTCGACCTTCGACCGGCCCGCCAAGGAACACATCGCCCTCGCCGAACTCGCCGTCGAGCGCGCCAAGCGCATGGTCGAGGACGGGCGGGACGTCGTCATGCTCTTCGACTCGCTGACGCGGCTGTGCCGCGCGTACAACAACGCGGCGACCGGCAGCGGCCGCACCCTCAGCGGCGGTGTCGACGCGGCGGCCGTGCACGGGCCGAAGCGGCTCTTCGGCGCCGCGCGCCTCGCCGAGGAAGGCGGCTCCCTGACGATGCTGGCCACCGTGCTCGTGGACACCGGGTCGCGCGCCGACGACTACTACTTCGAGGAGCTCAAGAGCACCGGCAACATGGAGCTCCGCCTCGACCGCACCCTCTCCGACCGGCGCGTCTTCCCCGCCATCGACATCACCCCTTCCGGCACGCGGAGAGAGGAACTGCTCGTCGGTGACGCCGAGTTGACTGCCGTACGCGGGCTCCGGCGCGCCCTGCACGGGCAGAACTCCTTCGAGGCGCTGCTCGACCGGATCCGCAAGACGCCCAGCAACGCCGCCTTCCTGCGGCAGGTGCGGCAGACCGTGCCCGGGTCCCTGCCCCGCGACGACACCGCCACGGCCGCGTGA
- a CDS encoding MarR family winged helix-turn-helix transcriptional regulator — MDTAATPPPAGEPRWLDGEEQRVWRAYLQATTLLDDFLDRQLQRDAGMPHMYYGLLVQLSDAPRRRLRMTELAKKMKITRSRLSHAIARLEKSGWVRREDCPSDKRGQLAILTDDGFEVLRRTAPGHVTAVRQALFDRLTPEQQKALGEIMQIVAEGLQPEEAGADLPWLR; from the coding sequence ATGGATACGGCAGCGACCCCTCCCCCGGCCGGCGAGCCGCGCTGGCTGGACGGCGAAGAGCAGCGCGTCTGGCGGGCCTACCTTCAGGCGACGACCCTTCTCGACGATTTCCTCGACCGTCAGTTGCAGCGCGACGCGGGCATGCCCCACATGTACTACGGCCTATTGGTCCAGTTGTCCGACGCCCCGCGGCGGCGGCTCCGGATGACCGAGCTGGCCAAGAAGATGAAGATCACCCGGTCCCGTCTCTCGCACGCCATAGCGCGCCTGGAGAAGAGCGGCTGGGTGCGCCGCGAGGACTGTCCGTCCGACAAGCGCGGGCAGCTGGCGATCCTGACCGACGACGGGTTCGAGGTGCTCCGCAGAACCGCTCCCGGCCATGTCACCGCCGTCCGCCAGGCCCTCTTCGACCGGCTCACCCCGGAACAGCAGAAGGCCCTCGGCGAGATCATGCAGATCGTCGCCGAGGGACTTCAGCCCGAGGAGGCCGGGGCGGACCTCCCCTGGCTCCGCTAG
- a CDS encoding questin oxidase family protein, with the protein MDHRSDTSGVLDEALERLHATGPERLGRLTNHAPMAVEALAARGQAAAVHRWLDLYAPKLEEFPAPVEPVTEVNWAAALGDPRRAADWIAYFERQIAERPWRDVLAQWWPRLLPGLYGGSTHPVIRVGHAVRTLEEGGTDAGPRLAELAHGLGYWAARHRPLVGVAVLPGVHGTAADGLDAVPPIADRADGGFPARLARVEGIPAWAAAVDDPEEARRRLAELVRAATHRYATHGHGEETMLVHAATAPNAVLRALPALPRALWVPSLRAAWTASAAVTAMYAPDEPVAYEPVGDLDAEEVFARALAHGDEHVIKFADTALDVGDQRALGAVLRAVELSVPLG; encoded by the coding sequence ATGGATCACAGGAGCGACACCTCAGGCGTCCTCGACGAGGCCCTGGAGCGGCTGCACGCCACCGGGCCCGAACGGCTCGGCCGGCTCACCAACCACGCCCCGATGGCCGTCGAGGCGCTCGCCGCGCGCGGGCAGGCCGCCGCCGTCCACCGGTGGCTCGATCTCTACGCCCCGAAACTGGAGGAGTTTCCCGCCCCCGTGGAGCCGGTCACCGAGGTGAACTGGGCCGCGGCACTGGGTGACCCGCGCCGCGCCGCCGACTGGATCGCGTACTTCGAGCGGCAGATCGCGGAGCGGCCCTGGCGCGATGTGCTCGCGCAGTGGTGGCCCCGGCTGCTGCCCGGTCTGTACGGCGGCTCGACGCACCCCGTGATCCGGGTGGGCCATGCCGTGCGCACGCTGGAGGAGGGCGGCACGGACGCGGGGCCCCGCCTCGCGGAGCTCGCCCACGGCCTCGGCTACTGGGCTGCCCGCCACCGCCCTCTCGTCGGCGTGGCCGTACTGCCCGGCGTCCACGGCACCGCCGCCGACGGCCTGGACGCGGTGCCGCCCATCGCGGACCGCGCGGACGGCGGTTTCCCCGCGCGGCTCGCCCGGGTCGAGGGGATCCCGGCGTGGGCGGCCGCCGTGGACGACCCGGAGGAGGCCCGGCGCAGGCTGGCCGAGCTCGTGCGGGCGGCCACGCACCGGTACGCGACGCACGGCCACGGCGAGGAGACGATGCTGGTGCACGCGGCGACCGCGCCCAACGCCGTGCTGCGCGCGCTGCCCGCGCTCCCCCGCGCCCTGTGGGTGCCGAGCCTGCGGGCGGCGTGGACGGCGTCGGCCGCCGTCACCGCGATGTACGCGCCGGATGAGCCGGTGGCGTACGAGCCGGTCGGGGACCTCGATGCCGAGGAGGTCTTTGCGCGGGCGCTCGCGCATGGGGACGAACACGTGATCAAGTTCGCGGACACGGCGTTGGACGTCGGTGATCAGCGGGCGCTGGGGGCGGTTCTGCGGGCGGTTGAGCTGAGCGTGCCGCTCGGCTGA
- a CDS encoding 2,3-dihydro-2,3-dihydroxybenzoate dehydrogenase: MRSHMPEGEFAGRTALVTGAGQGIGAAVAAALAARGAHVVATDRDAHGVDELAAASRGLSGTVTPRVMDVTDVAAVTSVIDGIVRDHGALDLLVNVAGILRGSAVAELTDADWADTFAVNATGVFHTSRAAASHMTARGSGCIVTVGSNAAGIPRTGMAAYAASKAAAAAFTKCLGLEIARSGVRCNVVAPGTTDTAMQRALWPDGTAAQAPAGVLDGNLETYRTGIPLGRIATPHDIADAVVFLASDRARHITLQELYVDGGATLR; the protein is encoded by the coding sequence ATGCGCTCACACATGCCCGAGGGCGAGTTCGCCGGGCGTACCGCTCTGGTGACCGGCGCGGGCCAGGGCATCGGCGCCGCGGTGGCCGCCGCGCTCGCCGCCCGCGGCGCGCACGTCGTCGCCACGGACCGCGACGCGCACGGCGTCGACGAACTGGCGGCCGCCTCGCGAGGCCTCTCCGGCACGGTCACGCCCCGCGTCATGGACGTCACCGACGTCGCCGCGGTGACGTCGGTCATCGACGGCATCGTCCGCGACCACGGCGCACTCGACCTCCTCGTGAACGTCGCGGGCATCCTGCGCGGCTCCGCCGTCGCCGAACTGACCGACGCCGACTGGGCCGACACCTTCGCCGTGAACGCCACCGGCGTCTTCCACACGTCCCGCGCCGCCGCCTCCCACATGACGGCGCGGGGCTCCGGCTGCATCGTCACGGTCGGCTCCAACGCGGCCGGTATCCCGCGTACCGGCATGGCCGCGTACGCCGCGTCGAAGGCGGCGGCCGCCGCGTTCACCAAGTGCCTCGGCCTGGAGATCGCCCGCAGCGGCGTGCGCTGCAACGTCGTGGCGCCCGGCACCACGGACACGGCCATGCAGCGCGCGCTCTGGCCCGACGGCACGGCGGCACAGGCGCCGGCGGGGGTGCTCGACGGCAACCTGGAGACGTACCGCACCGGCATCCCCCTCGGCCGTATCGCCACGCCCCACGACATCGCCGACGCGGTGGTCTTCCTCGCCTCGGACCGCGCCCGCCACATCACGCTGCAGGAGCTGTACGTGGACGGCGGCGCGACGCTGCGCTGA
- a CDS encoding RNA polymerase sigma factor RpoD/SigA gives MATRAVARRKSASGETDAARSVRAVGGEIADRDLVGMYLDEIARTPLLDAAKEVELSQVIEAGVYAQKILDGEVEDSKVTADREELEALVADGERAKDVFIRSNLRLVVAVARRYPRSGLPLLDLIQEGNAGLVRAVEKFDYAKGFKFSTYATWWIRQAITRSIADQSRTIRLPVHLVEELGRIRRVQREFNRENGRDPEPAEIAAELSSTPERVTDVLDWARDPVSLNMGVDDEGDTQFGDLLEDTSAVSPEQSVLSLLRSEELDGLIGRLDQRTASIIKMRYGIDDGRERTLTEVGKEHGLTRERIRQIEKHALLELKKLARDTGFDAAA, from the coding sequence ATGGCAACCCGTGCCGTCGCCCGTCGTAAGTCCGCCTCCGGCGAGACCGACGCGGCACGCAGTGTTCGCGCCGTAGGCGGGGAGATCGCCGACCGCGACCTGGTCGGCATGTACCTCGACGAGATCGCGCGTACGCCGCTGCTGGACGCCGCCAAGGAAGTGGAGCTCTCCCAGGTCATCGAGGCGGGCGTCTATGCCCAGAAGATCCTGGACGGAGAGGTCGAGGACAGCAAGGTCACCGCGGACCGCGAGGAGCTCGAAGCCCTCGTCGCCGACGGTGAGCGCGCCAAGGACGTCTTCATCCGCTCGAACCTCCGCCTGGTCGTCGCGGTCGCCCGCCGCTATCCGCGCAGCGGCCTCCCCCTCCTCGACCTGATCCAGGAGGGCAACGCGGGCCTGGTCCGCGCGGTCGAGAAGTTCGACTACGCCAAGGGCTTCAAGTTCTCCACGTACGCCACGTGGTGGATCCGCCAGGCCATCACCCGCTCCATAGCCGACCAGTCCCGCACCATCCGCCTCCCCGTCCACCTGGTGGAGGAGCTGGGCCGGATCCGCCGTGTGCAGCGCGAGTTCAACCGTGAGAACGGCCGCGACCCGGAGCCCGCGGAGATCGCCGCGGAGCTGTCCTCGACGCCCGAGCGCGTCACGGACGTCCTGGACTGGGCGCGCGACCCCGTCTCGCTGAACATGGGCGTGGACGACGAGGGCGACACGCAGTTCGGCGACCTCCTGGAGGACACGTCCGCCGTCTCGCCCGAGCAGTCCGTCCTCTCGCTGCTCCGCAGCGAGGAGCTCGACGGCCTCATCGGCCGCCTGGACCAGCGCACGGCGTCCATCATCAAGATGCGGTACGGCATCGACGACGGCCGTGAGCGCACGCTGACGGAGGTCGGCAAGGAGCACGGGCTCACGCGTGAGCGGATCCGCCAGATCGAGAAGCACGCGCTGCTCGAACTGAAGAAGCTGGCGCGGGACACGGGGTTCGACGCGGCGGCCTAG
- a CDS encoding MFS transporter has translation MSQTALRPDTGPDANRWKALVFIALAQLMVVLDATIVNIALPSAQQDLGISDGNRQWVITAYALAFGGLLLFGGRIADLWGRKRTFVTGLVGFAAASALGGAATGEAMMLGARALQGVFGALLAPAALSLLAVMFTDAKERAKAFGIYGAIAGGGGAVGLILGGFLTEYLNWRWTFFVNIPFAVIAALGAYFVIREPAGGRNRSPLDIPGVVLSTLGLVALVYGFTRAESDGWSDAVTVTMFVASVVLLAAFVLTEAKVKSPLLPLRVLTERNRGGVYLSLGLAVIAMFGLFLFLTYYLQIVKGYSPVKTGFAFLPMIVGMITGSTQIGARLMTRVPPRLLMAPGFLLAAVGMLLLTQLEIGTSYAGLILPAQLMLGLGMGTAFMPAMSLATHGVEARDAGVASAMVNTSQQVGGAIGTALLNTIAASATTAYLTDHAAGATNPKLLQAQAMVEGYTSAIWWAVGILVASALIAATFITTGHQGGTSASADSSDGAEDEVKIPVMAH, from the coding sequence ATGTCTCAAACAGCCCTCAGGCCCGACACCGGGCCCGACGCCAACCGCTGGAAGGCGCTCGTCTTCATCGCGCTCGCCCAGCTGATGGTCGTCCTCGACGCGACCATCGTGAACATCGCGCTGCCCTCCGCGCAGCAGGACCTCGGCATATCCGACGGCAACCGCCAGTGGGTCATCACGGCCTACGCGCTCGCCTTCGGCGGTCTGCTGCTCTTCGGCGGCCGCATCGCCGACCTGTGGGGCCGCAAGCGCACCTTCGTGACCGGCCTGGTCGGCTTCGCCGCGGCCTCCGCGCTCGGCGGCGCCGCGACGGGTGAGGCCATGATGCTGGGCGCCCGCGCCCTCCAGGGTGTGTTCGGCGCGCTGCTCGCGCCCGCCGCCCTCTCGCTGCTCGCGGTGATGTTCACCGACGCCAAGGAGCGCGCCAAGGCCTTCGGCATCTACGGCGCGATCGCCGGTGGCGGCGGCGCCGTCGGCCTGATCCTCGGCGGCTTCCTCACTGAGTACCTGAACTGGCGCTGGACCTTCTTCGTGAACATCCCGTTCGCGGTGATCGCCGCCCTCGGCGCGTACTTCGTCATCCGTGAGCCGGCCGGCGGCCGCAACCGCTCGCCGCTCGACATCCCCGGCGTGGTCCTGTCCACCCTCGGTCTGGTCGCGCTCGTCTACGGCTTCACCCGCGCCGAGTCCGACGGCTGGTCCGACGCCGTGACCGTGACGATGTTCGTCGCCTCCGTCGTGCTGCTCGCCGCGTTCGTCCTCACCGAGGCCAAGGTCAAGTCGCCGCTGCTGCCGCTGCGCGTCCTGACCGAGCGCAACCGCGGCGGTGTCTACCTGTCGCTCGGCCTCGCGGTCATCGCGATGTTCGGCCTGTTCCTGTTCCTCACGTACTACCTGCAGATCGTGAAGGGCTACTCGCCGGTCAAGACCGGCTTCGCCTTCCTGCCGATGATCGTCGGCATGATCACGGGCTCCACGCAGATCGGTGCCCGCCTGATGACCCGCGTCCCGCCGCGGCTGCTCATGGCCCCGGGCTTCCTGCTCGCGGCGGTCGGCATGCTGCTCCTGACGCAGCTGGAGATCGGCACCTCGTACGCCGGTCTGATCCTGCCCGCGCAGCTGATGCTGGGCCTCGGCATGGGTACGGCGTTCATGCCCGCCATGTCCCTGGCCACGCACGGCGTCGAGGCCCGTGACGCCGGTGTCGCCTCCGCGATGGTCAACACCTCGCAGCAGGTGGGCGGCGCCATCGGCACGGCCCTCCTGAACACCATCGCCGCCTCGGCGACCACCGCGTACCTCACGGACCACGCGGCGGGCGCCACCAACCCGAAGCTCCTCCAGGCGCAGGCCATGGTCGAGGGGTACACCAGCGCCATCTGGTGGGCGGTCGGGATCCTGGTGGCCTCCGCGCTGATCGCGGCCACGTTCATCACCACCGGCCACCAGGGCGGCACGTCGGCTTCCGCCGACTCGTCGGACGGTGCCGAGGACGAGGTCAAGATCCCGGTGATGGCCCACTGA
- a CDS encoding dioxygenase → MSRMPALYLSHGAPPLADDPVWPGELAAWSAGLPRPKVILMVSAHWEEAPLALSATETLPLVYDFWGFPEHYYQVTYAAPGAPELAASVRKLLHASGTPVQDVPDRGLDHGAYVPLVEMYPDADIPVLQISLPTLDPRRLMDIGRKLAPLRDEGVLIVGSGFFTHNLAALRQGGVPSWSAEFDAWGHEALEAGDVDALLDFGHKSPAGQLAHPRTEHFAPLFVTLGAADATGDLRGQRSVIDGFWMGLAKRSVQFG, encoded by the coding sequence ATGTCCCGCATGCCCGCCCTGTATCTCAGCCACGGCGCACCGCCGCTCGCCGACGACCCCGTCTGGCCCGGCGAGCTCGCCGCCTGGTCCGCGGGGCTGCCGCGCCCGAAGGTGATCCTCATGGTCTCCGCGCACTGGGAGGAGGCCCCGCTCGCCCTGTCCGCCACCGAGACACTGCCCCTCGTGTACGACTTCTGGGGCTTCCCCGAGCACTACTACCAGGTGACGTACGCCGCGCCCGGCGCCCCCGAACTCGCCGCCTCCGTACGGAAACTGCTGCACGCCTCCGGCACGCCCGTCCAGGACGTGCCGGACCGCGGGCTCGACCACGGCGCGTACGTCCCGCTCGTGGAGATGTACCCGGACGCCGACATCCCCGTGCTTCAGATCTCCCTGCCGACCCTCGACCCGCGCCGCCTCATGGACATCGGCCGCAAGCTGGCGCCGCTGCGCGACGAGGGTGTCCTGATCGTCGGCAGCGGCTTCTTCACGCACAACCTCGCCGCGCTGCGGCAGGGCGGCGTCCCGTCCTGGTCGGCGGAGTTCGACGCGTGGGGGCACGAGGCGCTGGAGGCGGGCGACGTGGACGCGCTGCTCGACTTCGGGCACAAGTCCCCGGCGGGACAGCTCGCCCACCCGCGCACGGAGCACTTCGCGCCGCTGTTCGTGACGCTGGGCGCGGCGGACGCGACGGGCGATCTGAGGGGACAGCGGAGCGTGATCGACGGCTTCTGGATGGGACTGGCGAAGAGGTCGGTGCAGTTCGGCTGA
- a CDS encoding M6 family metalloprotease domain-containing protein translates to MQQPTWRRIRPARRGVALGSVAALALAVTTSASTGRLMEGARSAAGPVALARGTTLGPCMISGTMGVQMTEGVPTPPGYSRSTGTVRALNLMVDFSDAPGQGSAMDRLAEFFPQTSEWFRTSSYGRLDYRPESPLPDWLRMPKSFKEYGIERGAPFDPGYRTLVEDIVAAADPDVDFRAYDLVNILITPNAGPSALDTVLSVTFAGNHEAPVADGVPVSNASFVYSRQDDGSGSYRETGYRVLPHENGHVFGLPDLYTQDGGGAVGHWDIMSEDWGANNDLLAWHKWKLGWLDDDQVGCAAGSGTTEHTLSPLAHPGGTKLAFAPLGEKTGYAIEARAPGGNDEAVCKPGVLVYRVDAEVDTGHGPVTVSDATPDSGGCTRRPNVHAELSDATYGVGETFTDRKTGVRVTVAGVTDDGDYRVHVTRP, encoded by the coding sequence ATGCAGCAGCCGACCTGGCGCCGGATACGCCCCGCCCGCCGGGGCGTCGCCCTCGGATCCGTCGCCGCGCTCGCCCTCGCGGTCACCACGTCGGCGAGCACCGGACGCCTGATGGAGGGCGCGCGGAGCGCGGCGGGGCCGGTGGCCCTGGCCCGCGGCACCACCCTCGGCCCCTGCATGATCAGCGGCACGATGGGCGTACAGATGACGGAGGGCGTGCCCACACCGCCCGGCTACTCCCGCTCCACCGGCACCGTCCGGGCCCTGAACCTGATGGTCGACTTCTCGGACGCGCCCGGCCAGGGCAGCGCGATGGACCGTCTCGCGGAGTTCTTCCCGCAGACCTCGGAGTGGTTCCGCACCAGTTCGTACGGTCGCCTCGACTACCGCCCCGAGTCCCCCCTGCCGGACTGGCTGCGGATGCCGAAGTCGTTCAAGGAGTACGGGATAGAGCGCGGCGCCCCCTTCGATCCCGGCTACCGCACGCTGGTCGAGGACATCGTGGCGGCCGCCGACCCCGACGTGGACTTCCGTGCGTACGACCTCGTGAACATCCTGATCACCCCGAACGCGGGCCCCTCGGCCCTCGACACCGTCCTGTCGGTGACTTTCGCGGGCAACCACGAGGCGCCGGTCGCGGACGGCGTCCCCGTCTCCAACGCGTCCTTCGTCTACAGCCGCCAGGACGACGGCTCGGGCAGCTACCGGGAGACGGGCTACCGCGTCCTGCCGCACGAGAACGGCCACGTCTTCGGCCTGCCCGACCTGTACACGCAGGACGGCGGCGGGGCGGTCGGCCACTGGGACATCATGAGCGAGGACTGGGGCGCCAACAACGACCTGCTGGCCTGGCACAAGTGGAAGCTGGGCTGGCTCGACGACGACCAGGTGGGTTGCGCGGCGGGCTCCGGCACGACCGAGCACACCCTGTCCCCGCTGGCCCACCCGGGCGGCACGAAACTGGCGTTCGCCCCGCTCGGCGAGAAGACGGGGTACGCGATCGAGGCCCGCGCCCCCGGCGGCAACGACGAGGCGGTCTGCAAGCCGGGCGTCCTGGTCTACCGCGTGGACGCGGAGGTCGACACCGGCCACGGCCCGGTCACGGTCTCCGACGCGACCCCCGACAGCGGCGGCTGCACGCGCCGCCCCAACGTCCACGCGGAGCTCTCCGACGCGACGTACGGCGTCGGCGAGACCTTCACCGACCGCAAGACGGGGGTGCGGGTCACGGTGGCCGGGGTGACGGACGACGGCGACTACCGCGTGCACGTCACGCGGCCGTAG
- the dhbC gene encoding isochorismate synthase DhbC has product MPAPLVTTAEQANPVVGAATSLLAAYTRGDRFLATPTRTLLAEGVHAHVPHDDRPLPQRVAATLADARGTGTGEPYVVGAVPFDPTAPAALAVPAALRTAPPLAADPLIALPVETADATGWRIRPVPSPEEYGAGVAAAVDRMWRGDFSKVVLARTLELTAPAPLDLPAMLQRLARRDPSGYTFALPTAPGRTLIGASPELLVSRHGNQVVANPLAGSTPRSDDLAEDVRRAAALLESAKDLHEHSVVVDGVHQALASFCTDLTVPARPTLVRTATMWHLSTTVTGTLTSSDTSALELACALHPTPAVCGTPTATAREAIRETEPFDRGFFTGVVGWGDANGDGEWVVTIRCAEAEERSLRLYAGAGVVAASDPAAETAETGAKFRTFLDAVGAEL; this is encoded by the coding sequence ATCCCCGCCCCGCTCGTCACGACCGCCGAGCAGGCCAACCCCGTCGTCGGAGCGGCGACTTCGCTCCTGGCCGCCTACACCCGGGGCGACCGGTTCCTCGCGACGCCCACCCGCACCCTGCTCGCCGAGGGTGTGCACGCGCATGTCCCGCACGACGACCGGCCGTTGCCGCAGCGCGTCGCCGCCACCCTGGCCGACGCCCGAGGCACCGGGACCGGTGAGCCGTACGTCGTCGGCGCCGTCCCCTTCGACCCCACCGCGCCCGCCGCACTCGCCGTCCCCGCGGCCCTGCGCACCGCGCCCCCGCTGGCCGCGGACCCGCTGATCGCGCTGCCCGTAGAGACGGCGGACGCCACCGGCTGGCGCATCCGTCCGGTGCCCTCCCCCGAGGAGTACGGCGCGGGCGTCGCCGCCGCCGTCGACCGCATGTGGCGCGGCGACTTCAGCAAGGTCGTCCTCGCCCGCACCCTCGAACTCACCGCGCCCGCCCCGCTGGACCTCCCCGCGATGCTCCAGCGCCTCGCCCGCCGCGACCCCTCCGGCTACACCTTCGCGCTGCCGACGGCGCCGGGCCGCACCCTCATCGGCGCGAGCCCCGAGCTGCTCGTCTCGCGCCACGGCAACCAGGTCGTGGCGAACCCCCTCGCCGGCTCGACGCCGCGCAGCGACGACCTCGCCGAGGACGTACGCCGCGCCGCCGCACTCCTGGAATCGGCCAAGGACCTGCACGAGCACTCCGTCGTGGTGGACGGCGTGCACCAGGCGCTGGCCTCCTTCTGCACGGACCTGACCGTCCCGGCCCGCCCCACCCTCGTCCGCACCGCGACCATGTGGCATCTGTCCACGACGGTGACCGGCACCCTCACCTCCTCCGACACCTCGGCCCTCGAACTGGCCTGCGCCCTGCACCCCACCCCCGCGGTGTGCGGCACGCCCACGGCGACCGCGCGGGAGGCGATCCGCGAGACGGAACCGTTCGACCGCGGATTCTTCACCGGCGTGGTCGGCTGGGGCGACGCGAACGGCGACGGCGAGTGGGTCGTGACGATCCGCTGCGCCGAGGCGGAGGAGCGCAGCCTGCGGCTCTACGCGGGCGCGGGCGTCGTCGCCGCGTCGGACCCGGCGGCGGAGACCGCGGAGACGGGCGCGAAGTTCCGTACGTTCCTGGACGCGGTGGGGGCGGAGCTGTGA
- a CDS encoding TetR/AcrR family transcriptional regulator, whose amino-acid sequence MDTATAPQRRVPRPRADALRNRERIVAAAREMFVEYGPDVPLDEVARRAGVGNATVYRHFADRAELVRQVVLYVTDRVAAHAEQGIAVANADASASFAALRTFVHAAAEERIGAMCPMLSADFDPFHPDLLDSRERLEQSIEGLMERAREAGQLRTDIAVGDLMVALSQLTRPLPGTACPNMDRFIHRHLQLFLDGLMAPARSELPGAAATLEDLRQH is encoded by the coding sequence GTGGACACCGCCACCGCCCCGCAGCGCCGAGTCCCGCGGCCGCGGGCCGACGCCCTGCGCAACCGGGAGCGGATCGTCGCCGCCGCACGCGAGATGTTCGTGGAGTACGGACCGGACGTACCCCTCGACGAGGTCGCGCGCAGGGCCGGTGTCGGCAACGCCACGGTCTACCGTCACTTCGCCGACCGCGCCGAGCTCGTGCGGCAGGTCGTCCTCTATGTGACGGACCGCGTCGCGGCCCACGCCGAGCAGGGCATCGCCGTGGCGAACGCCGACGCGAGCGCCTCGTTCGCCGCGCTGCGCACCTTCGTGCATGCCGCGGCCGAGGAGCGCATCGGGGCCATGTGCCCGATGCTGTCGGCCGACTTCGACCCCTTCCACCCCGACCTGCTCGACTCGCGCGAGCGGTTGGAGCAGTCCATCGAAGGCCTCATGGAGCGGGCCCGCGAGGCCGGCCAGCTGCGCACCGACATCGCCGTCGGTGACCTGATGGTCGCCCTCTCCCAGCTCACCCGGCCGCTGCCGGGCACGGCCTGCCCGAACATGGACCGCTTCATCCACCGCCATCTGCAGCTGTTCCTGGACGGCCTGATGGCGCCCGCCCGGTCCGAGCTTCCGGGGGCGGCGGCGACGCTGGAGGACCTCCGGCAGCACTGA